The following are encoded in a window of Mycobacterium decipiens genomic DNA:
- a CDS encoding ArsR/SmtB family transcription factor, translating to MVTSPPTPTAAHLDVGSDLVGGHEHAADGAAERPAFPAPPPREILDAAGELLRALAAPVRIAIVLQLRESQRCVHELVDALGVPQPLVSQHLKILKAAGVVAGERSGREVLYRLADHHLAHIVVDAVAHAGEDAP from the coding sequence ATGGTGACCTCCCCCCCGACGCCGACCGCCGCTCACCTGGATGTGGGTAGCGATCTCGTTGGCGGTCACGAGCATGCCGCGGACGGTGCCGCCGAACGCCCAGCGTTCCCCGCACCACCGCCGCGGGAGATCCTCGACGCCGCCGGGGAGTTGTTGCGCGCGCTGGCCGCACCAGTGCGGATAGCGATCGTGCTGCAACTGCGCGAATCTCAACGCTGCGTACACGAACTGGTCGACGCACTCGGCGTGCCCCAGCCGCTGGTCAGCCAGCATCTGAAGATCCTTAAGGCGGCGGGCGTGGTCGCCGGGGAACGATCGGGCCGAGAGGTGCTGTACCGGCTTGCCGACCATCACCTCGCGCACATCGTCGTCGACGCGGTCGCGCACGCCGGCGAGGACGCGCCGTAG
- a CDS encoding Fur family transcriptional regulator, which produces MTRASGRATRQRAAISTLLETLDDFRSAQELHDELRRRGENIGLTTVYRTLQSMAGAGLVDTLRTDTGESVYRRCSEHHHHHLVCRSCGSTIEVGDHEVEVWAAEVAAKHGFSDVSHTIEIFGTCSDCRS; this is translated from the coding sequence GTGACCCGAGCTAGTGGCCGCGCTACCCGCCAACGGGCAGCCATCTCGACCCTGCTCGAGACGCTCGACGACTTTCGCTCGGCCCAGGAACTACACGACGAACTGCGCCGCCGGGGCGAGAACATTGGCCTGACCACCGTCTACCGCACGCTGCAGTCGATGGCAGGCGCAGGATTGGTCGACACGCTGCGCACCGATACCGGTGAATCGGTCTACCGCAGATGCTCGGAGCACCATCACCACCATCTGGTGTGCCGCAGCTGCGGTTCCACCATCGAAGTGGGCGATCACGAGGTCGAGGTGTGGGCGGCGGAAGTGGCCGCCAAACATGGATTCTCCGACGTCAGCCACACGATCGAGATCTTCGGCACCTGCTCCGATTGCCGGTCCTAA